In Lentilitoribacter sp. Alg239-R112, the following proteins share a genomic window:
- a CDS encoding MAPEG family protein — MLKQTPEQEDSNSKARKMVIGYPFALIFIGMVVNWLAFGFDPISVAMPDKLSIIGIIIAAVLLLANHTWLMTSTELTRIDHGLLTTPEEWAEKNREKADAAQAGWDALERRHNAHRNTTENTVYFAILAGLTLLVSPPAYLVLVWSVCFGVSRLAYTYSYFAANTDLRGIFMSLTLLPLYAMAGYLFVAMMMSF; from the coding sequence ATGCTAAAACAAACGCCGGAACAGGAAGATAGCAACTCGAAGGCCCGTAAGATGGTCATTGGTTATCCATTTGCGCTAATCTTCATTGGCATGGTGGTGAACTGGCTGGCCTTCGGTTTTGATCCCATATCAGTGGCAATGCCCGATAAGCTGAGCATTATCGGCATCATCATCGCAGCGGTACTGCTGTTGGCCAATCACACATGGCTGATGACGAGCACTGAGCTGACCCGGATTGACCATGGTCTGCTGACCACACCGGAAGAATGGGCCGAGAAAAACCGCGAAAAAGCAGATGCAGCACAAGCGGGTTGGGATGCGCTTGAGCGCCGGCACAATGCCCATCGCAATACGACAGAGAACACCGTTTATTTTGCTATTCTGGCAGGGCTGACACTGCTGGTTTCGCCGCCCGCCTATCTGGTTCTGGTCTGGTCGGTTTGCTTTGGTGTGTCGCGTCTGGCCTATACCTATAGCTATTTTGCCGCCAATACCGACCTGCGTGGCATATTCATGAGCCTGACATTGTTGCCGCTATATGCCATGGCGGGATACCTGTTTGTGGCTATGATGATGTCATTTTAG
- a CDS encoding VOC family protein: protein MKMNYAVLGTNNLKASVQFYDALFAQTGPKQIFSTERMTYWQDEDASFTFAVAEPFDQQPATHGNGSMLGFKVGSSEDVTRLHKMVLELGGKSEGEPGQRGPLFSAYARDLDGNKISFYA from the coding sequence ATGAAAATGAATTACGCCGTTCTTGGAACAAATAATCTCAAAGCTTCCGTCCAATTCTACGACGCACTTTTTGCGCAAACAGGCCCGAAACAGATATTTTCGACCGAGCGAATGACCTATTGGCAAGACGAAGATGCCAGCTTTACATTTGCTGTGGCAGAACCTTTTGACCAGCAACCGGCCACCCATGGCAACGGCAGCATGCTTGGCTTTAAAGTCGGTTCCAGCGAAGACGTCACACGGCTTCACAAAATGGTTCTTGAGCTGGGCGGTAAAAGCGAGGGCGAACCCGGTCAGCGTGGACCTTTATTTTCCGCCTATGCCAGAGATTTGGATGGAAATAAAATAAGTTTCTACGCTTGA